A genomic segment from Pistricoccus aurantiacus encodes:
- a CDS encoding TIGR01777 family oxidoreductase — protein sequence MRVLITGGTGFVGKRLCQRLAQAGHELLVVSRSPDKAREMLPQGTQTASSVLDFVEQAPEAIVNLAGESIAGKRWSEEQKQRLIDSRVNITQDIVNLCARLAQQQKVPKVLVSGSAMGYYGAQGDKKVTEETPPNDEFAHRLCKRWEDTARQAAQHGVRVVLLRTGLVLEKDGGTLAQMLPPFKLGLGGRFGDGKQFMPWIHREDHVRSIEFLLERDDLEGPFNASAPEPVTNDTFTTKVAEHLHRPSFMWVPGPALKIALGEMSRLLLTGADMRPAKLEAAGFRFDYPTLDSALSAILGD from the coding sequence ATGCGCGTCTTGATCACCGGCGGTACCGGCTTCGTGGGGAAACGACTTTGCCAGCGGCTTGCACAAGCCGGGCACGAACTGCTGGTGGTGTCACGCAGCCCGGACAAGGCACGGGAAATGCTGCCCCAGGGGACGCAGACCGCGAGTTCGGTGCTTGATTTCGTCGAGCAGGCGCCAGAGGCGATCGTCAATCTGGCCGGGGAGTCTATCGCCGGCAAGCGCTGGAGCGAGGAACAGAAACAGCGTCTGATCGATTCCCGGGTCAATATCACCCAGGATATCGTCAACCTGTGCGCGCGGCTGGCCCAGCAGCAAAAGGTGCCCAAGGTGCTGGTATCCGGTTCCGCCATGGGCTATTACGGCGCCCAAGGAGATAAAAAGGTCACCGAGGAGACGCCGCCGAACGACGAGTTCGCCCATCGGCTGTGCAAGCGCTGGGAAGACACTGCTCGCCAGGCCGCTCAACATGGCGTACGGGTCGTTCTGCTGCGCACCGGACTGGTGCTGGAAAAGGACGGTGGCACTCTGGCTCAGATGCTGCCGCCCTTCAAGCTGGGGCTGGGTGGACGCTTCGGCGATGGCAAGCAGTTCATGCCCTGGATTCATCGAGAGGATCATGTTCGCTCCATCGAATTCCTGCTCGAACGCGACGACCTGGAAGGCCCCTTCAACGCTTCGGCGCCGGAGCCTGTGACCAACGATACCTTCACCACGAAAGTCGCCGAGCATCTGCATCGTCCTTCGTTCATGTGGGTACCGGGGCCGGCGCTGAAAATCGCCCTGGGGGAAATGTCCCGCCTGCTGCTGACCGGAGCGGACATGCGTCCGGCCAAGCTGGAGGCGGCGGGCTTTCGCTTCGACTATCCCACCCTCGACAGCGCCTTGAGCGCCATTCTGGGCGACTGA
- a CDS encoding NAD(P)/FAD-dependent oxidoreductase, which produces MVSSSSIAIIGAGISGLACANVLKKRGIACEIFEKSRGPGGRLASRRLGEGTVDLGAQYFTAHDERFCHEVTAWRSAGVVKAWPGRLGICQGETIHYPEAPPLRYCGAPRMSALTRHLAQDMNVRVGCRIESLERQVNGWWLIDDKRQRQGPFSAVVISVPTPQAVPLVAPHDPALARTSEAVVQHPTWTAYAVFDKPLDDSLVAGGDWQGLFVEEGPLDLVARNSTKPGREPRESLTLLATHAWTQACLEEKPSRVADWLYQAFAARFTTRALPEPLVLSAHRWRYAKPSVSTSKSSGEDTAQDFHLTDTGLGLCGDAWRGARVEDAWLSGHHLGLALAS; this is translated from the coding sequence ATGGTTTCATCGTCATCCATTGCCATCATTGGCGCCGGCATTTCCGGCCTGGCCTGTGCCAACGTCTTGAAGAAACGCGGCATAGCCTGCGAGATTTTCGAGAAAAGCCGCGGCCCCGGCGGGCGCCTGGCTAGCCGGCGCCTGGGGGAAGGCACCGTCGATCTGGGCGCTCAGTACTTTACCGCCCACGATGAGCGCTTTTGCCACGAAGTAACTGCATGGCGAAGCGCCGGTGTCGTGAAGGCCTGGCCTGGCCGACTGGGTATCTGTCAGGGCGAGACGATTCACTATCCAGAGGCGCCACCTTTACGCTACTGCGGCGCACCGCGCATGAGCGCGCTGACTCGCCATCTGGCCCAGGACATGAATGTTCGGGTTGGCTGTCGTATCGAGTCGCTGGAACGCCAGGTCAATGGTTGGTGGCTGATCGACGATAAACGACAGCGTCAAGGTCCTTTTTCCGCGGTTGTGATCAGCGTGCCCACGCCTCAGGCGGTTCCACTTGTCGCGCCTCACGATCCTGCGCTTGCAAGAACCAGCGAAGCCGTTGTCCAGCATCCTACCTGGACCGCCTATGCGGTCTTCGACAAGCCGCTGGACGATAGCCTTGTGGCCGGGGGCGACTGGCAGGGGCTCTTTGTCGAGGAAGGCCCGCTTGACCTGGTAGCGCGCAACAGTACCAAGCCCGGTCGAGAGCCTCGGGAAAGTTTGACGCTGCTGGCCACTCATGCCTGGACCCAGGCTTGTCTGGAAGAGAAACCTTCCCGGGTAGCGGATTGGCTCTATCAAGCCTTCGCAGCAAGATTTACCACTCGGGCGCTGCCGGAGCCTCTTGTCCTGAGCGCCCACCGCTGGCGCTACGCCAAGCCGTCGGTGTCCACCTCGAAGTCATCCGGAGAGGACACCGCTCAAGATTTCCATCTGACCGATACCGGGCTTGGCCTGTGCGGCGACGCCTGGCGCGGCGCTCGGGTGGAAGACGCCTGGCTTTCCGGCCATCACCTGGGTTTGGCATTGGCCTCTTAA
- a CDS encoding sirohydrochlorin chelatase produces the protein MSHALILLAHGSRDPRWRAPFEELTATLAARSATPLRLAFMELSEPSLESTAAELENAGVTQADVLPLFFAAGRHLREDVPGQLEALRQANPGIRLDLLAPVGDHPAFVDALASIIEAQAATNKGENAS, from the coding sequence ATGTCTCATGCGCTGATCCTGCTCGCTCACGGTTCCCGCGATCCGCGTTGGCGGGCGCCCTTCGAGGAGTTGACCGCAACCCTTGCGGCCCGCAGCGCCACGCCGCTGCGGCTGGCGTTCATGGAGTTGAGCGAGCCCTCACTGGAATCCACCGCGGCGGAACTCGAAAATGCCGGGGTGACCCAGGCGGATGTACTGCCTTTGTTCTTCGCCGCGGGCCGTCATTTGAGAGAAGACGTTCCTGGCCAGCTCGAGGCGCTACGTCAAGCTAACCCCGGCATTCGTCTCGATCTACTGGCCCCGGTGGGCGACCACCCCGCCTTCGTGGATGCCTTGGCGAGCATCATCGAAGCCCAGGCGGCGACAAATAAGGGCGAAAATGCCTCTTGA